In one window of Methanococcoides methylutens DNA:
- a CDS encoding ABC1 kinase family protein: MASNIVRRYSMVKRYGVIIDTLIKYGFGYFVDQMGIRSLGSFRSRFKDRLGKGNQPRTGPARARMVLEELGPTYVKFGQLMSMRQDLIPKEYAEEFVKLQNDVPPFECSEVERVIEEELGAKVESLFLSFDKEPIAAASIGQVHRAKLHGGADVVVKVQRPGIRKVIDSDLDILYSIAGFAEEHVEEAKLYSPVEVVDELQRSIYAEMDYTQEARNIERFQTNLKDDPNIIIPGVYWQYSSRRVLTLDYIDGIKSDNFKKIDELGLNRNKIAEYGTEAFMKQIFEDGFFHADMHSGNVLILEDGRIALLDFGMVGHISKEIRNLLIDALIAITRGDVNQYLEVLKDFGMVPAEIDVHAFKIDYEHILNKYYGRSLKQLDTPLMIAEMMTLLRKFKIRIPPNIALLFKGVMTVSGFALQMVPDFNVTVVAEPYARGIMHNRLKPRNIADTFYTDMWYTARMLHKAPLQISHILGVAEKGYLNLKFEHHGMDRIVAEINAASNRLAFSLIISSIILGSSLIIQTGMQPYIGDVPLFGVAGFVIAAFMGIWLMLYILKTGKI; encoded by the coding sequence ATGGCTTCCAATATAGTACGCAGGTATTCCATGGTGAAACGCTATGGGGTAATCATTGATACGCTCATCAAGTATGGCTTCGGGTATTTTGTGGACCAGATGGGTATAAGGTCCCTTGGGTCCTTCAGGTCCAGGTTCAAGGATCGCTTAGGCAAAGGGAACCAGCCCAGAACTGGTCCTGCAAGGGCACGTATGGTACTTGAAGAGCTTGGTCCCACCTACGTTAAGTTCGGCCAGCTCATGAGCATGCGCCAGGACCTTATCCCAAAAGAGTATGCCGAAGAGTTTGTCAAACTCCAGAACGATGTACCGCCATTCGAGTGCTCGGAAGTTGAAAGGGTCATTGAAGAAGAGTTGGGTGCTAAGGTGGAGAGCCTGTTCCTGTCATTTGACAAAGAACCTATTGCTGCGGCATCTATTGGACAGGTACACCGGGCAAAGCTTCACGGAGGGGCGGATGTTGTTGTAAAGGTCCAGAGGCCCGGTATAAGGAAAGTTATTGATTCCGATCTCGATATTCTTTATAGTATAGCCGGGTTTGCGGAAGAGCACGTGGAGGAAGCAAAGCTTTACAGTCCTGTGGAGGTAGTGGACGAACTTCAAAGGTCCATATACGCGGAGATGGATTATACTCAGGAGGCTCGCAATATCGAGCGTTTCCAGACCAATCTCAAGGACGATCCGAATATCATCATTCCAGGTGTTTATTGGCAATACAGCAGTCGGAGGGTCCTGACCCTTGATTATATCGATGGTATCAAGAGTGATAATTTCAAAAAGATCGATGAGCTTGGACTGAATCGGAACAAGATCGCAGAATACGGCACAGAGGCCTTCATGAAGCAGATATTCGAGGATGGATTCTTCCATGCGGATATGCATTCCGGAAATGTCCTGATCCTGGAAGATGGCAGGATCGCCCTCCTTGATTTCGGTATGGTCGGACATATATCCAAAGAGATAAGGAACCTGTTGATCGATGCACTGATCGCTATTACCAGAGGTGACGTGAACCAGTACCTTGAAGTATTGAAAGACTTCGGAATGGTGCCTGCAGAAATTGATGTGCATGCTTTTAAGATCGATTACGAACACATTTTGAACAAATATTATGGCAGGTCATTAAAGCAGCTTGATACTCCGCTAATGATAGCAGAAATGATGACACTGCTAAGGAAGTTCAAGATAAGGATACCTCCAAACATCGCATTGCTCTTTAAGGGTGTAATGACCGTAAGTGGTTTCGCCCTTCAGATGGTGCCGGATTTCAATGTGACCGTAGTTGCTGAGCCTTATGCCAGAGGTATCATGCATAACCGCCTCAAGCCTCGCAATATTGCAGATACTTTTTACACAGACATGTGGTATACGGCACGGATGTTGCATAAGGCACCGTTGCAGATCTCGCATATACTGGGAGTAGCAGAGAAAGGTTACCTGAACTTAAAGTTCGAACATCATGGAATGGATCGTATTGTTGCTGAGATCAATGCGGCGAGCAACCGGTTAGCATTCAGTTTAATTATCTCTTCTATCATTTTAGGTTCTTCTCTTATCATCCAGACTGGGATGCAGCCTTATATTGGCGATGTTCCTCTTTTTGGAGTTGCGGGATTCGTCATAGCTGCATTCATGGGAATATGGCTTATGCTTTATATACTAAAAACAGGAAAGATATAA
- a CDS encoding phasin family protein: protein MIDTMKKLGLFGLGMYAITEEKIDEYVKELVENGDFNKEEGKKFVEDMIEKRKQQQEDLDDKISSKVQEVFGKSDLATKEEIESLQKKIEDLEELLKEKNKEE, encoded by the coding sequence ATGATAGACACTATGAAGAAGTTAGGACTTTTTGGCCTGGGCATGTACGCTATTACAGAAGAGAAGATCGATGAGTATGTAAAAGAACTTGTTGAGAATGGTGATTTCAACAAGGAAGAAGGCAAGAAGTTTGTAGAGGACATGATCGAAAAGCGAAAGCAACAGCAGGAAGATCTGGACGATAAGATATCTTCAAAGGTTCAGGAAGTCTTTGGCAAGTCTGATCTTGCTACCAAGGAAGAAATAGAATCCCTTCAAAAAAAGATCGAAGATCTGGAAGAGCTGCTAAAGGAAAAGAACAAAGAAGAATGA
- a CDS encoding ATP-binding cassette domain-containing protein has product MLRVSDIVKDYETGSGNLRVLDGVSFEVADGEILGITGKSGSGKTTLLKILRGVEPFNGGSIELDGSLITSDSGIDGSKILGRGTAIHLQRNFGLWNGPAIENIIRRLNSHYTGYEALPEPDAPNYDELYERSMAYMRLVGLEKKALHSSNLLSGGEKQRLIVARQLAAQPRLLLLDEPVTMTGPDTKQEVMDVILKLKDRLNIPIIVVSHLPEVHAYLADRVIYIEDAKVVEDGEPRVVLKNFLKDLNPRVDLTELKEKVPCIRATNISKRLVLMRVGEVLNIKDQSLEINKGEIISFIGSSGAGKTTFLKIMEGLTIPKEGYVTFHHEGEWVDMSNFTKQRLELWRKISIMHQEFSLSPHSTIRQQIGFRLSMKMHGAIEHARKKAEEMDISYEMLDIIYKLPDMGEDERSRALNQMRLSMDIFPQLFPSVLSTDVDKYAIPIFEALDLPLDILDKKPDQISGGEHVRAYIALALSTSPEILMLDEPFGDLDPVTLRDVTNSLKRINATFGTTIVLVSHHMDFVKEVAHRAVLFDNGSIIMDGDARDVCQKFIEMSDARYLEHTLEEIAESVN; this is encoded by the coding sequence ATGCTCAGGGTTTCCGATATTGTAAAAGATTACGAGACAGGTTCAGGCAATTTACGTGTTCTGGATGGTGTAAGTTTTGAAGTAGCCGATGGTGAGATCCTCGGTATCACGGGTAAAAGTGGTAGTGGAAAAACTACCCTTCTCAAGATATTAAGGGGGGTTGAACCTTTCAATGGCGGTAGTATCGAGCTGGACGGTTCACTGATCACCAGTGATTCCGGCATTGATGGCTCAAAAATTCTTGGCAGGGGCACTGCTATTCATCTTCAGCGTAATTTCGGTCTGTGGAACGGTCCGGCGATCGAGAACATTATACGCAGGCTGAACAGTCATTATACCGGTTATGAAGCTCTTCCTGAGCCGGATGCTCCTAATTATGACGAACTTTACGAGAGGTCCATGGCATATATGCGTCTTGTGGGTCTTGAAAAAAAAGCGCTTCATTCATCTAACCTTCTGAGCGGTGGCGAAAAACAGCGTTTGATCGTTGCCCGCCAGCTTGCAGCCCAGCCACGTCTTTTACTTCTTGATGAGCCTGTTACCATGACGGGTCCTGATACCAAGCAGGAGGTCATGGATGTCATCCTGAAGCTTAAGGACCGGCTAAACATACCTATCATCGTAGTATCCCATCTTCCTGAGGTCCATGCATACCTTGCAGACCGTGTCATCTATATCGAGGATGCCAAGGTAGTTGAAGATGGTGAACCCAGAGTGGTTCTGAAGAACTTCCTCAAAGACCTGAATCCAAGAGTAGACCTGACCGAACTAAAGGAAAAGGTGCCTTGTATAAGGGCAACCAATATCTCAAAAAGGCTGGTCCTGATGCGTGTAGGTGAGGTCCTTAACATCAAAGACCAATCCCTTGAGATCAACAAAGGAGAGATCATAAGTTTCATCGGTTCATCAGGTGCAGGTAAGACCACATTTTTGAAAATAATGGAAGGCCTGACTATTCCAAAAGAGGGTTATGTTACCTTCCATCATGAAGGTGAATGGGTCGACATGTCCAATTTTACCAAACAGCGTCTGGAACTGTGGAGAAAGATCAGTATAATGCATCAGGAGTTCTCCCTTTCCCCTCACTCTACCATACGTCAGCAGATAGGTTTCAGGTTAAGCATGAAGATGCATGGCGCAATTGAACATGCAAGAAAGAAAGCAGAGGAAATGGATATCTCCTACGAGATGCTGGATATCATTTACAAGCTTCCTGATATGGGCGAGGATGAGAGGTCACGGGCACTTAACCAAATGCGTCTTTCAATGGATATCTTTCCGCAGCTGTTCCCATCTGTGCTGAGCACTGATGTGGACAAATACGCAATACCGATCTTTGAGGCACTTGACCTTCCATTGGACATTCTTGACAAGAAGCCCGACCAGATAAGCGGTGGTGAACATGTCAGGGCTTACATAGCACTTGCACTCTCAACATCCCCTGAGATCCTCATGCTGGATGAGCCGTTTGGTGATCTTGATCCTGTAACATTAAGGGATGTGACAAATTCCCTGAAGAGGATCAATGCAACTTTCGGCACAACGATCGTGCTTGTGAGCCATCACATGGACTTCGTCAAGGAAGTAGCACACAGGGCTGTTCTTTTCGATAATGGATCCATTATCATGGATGGCGATGCACGTGATGTCTGTCAGAAATTCATTGAGATGAGTGATGCAAGATACCTTGAGCATACTCTCGAAGAGATCGCAGAATCAGTGAACTGA
- a CDS encoding geranylgeranylglyceryl/heptaprenylglyceryl phosphate synthase gives MKVEEYLNGIAEREGTVHLTLIDPASQPPEAAADIAKAAVDGGTDAIMIGGSTGAGGLALDQTLLKIKEHIDVPTILFPGNAGGLSIYADAVLFMSLLNSRDINYVTTNQAMGAPLVYKYGIEPISMAYIITEPGGTVGWVGDAKLIPRNKPELAVAYSLAGKYMGMHYTYLEAGSGADQPVTPATIGAVKHVLGDNKLIVGGGIRDGKTAKICADAGADMIVTGTIVEETDDVRNKIEELVSAIKK, from the coding sequence ATGAAAGTGGAAGAGTACCTCAACGGGATCGCAGAACGCGAAGGTACAGTTCACTTAACCCTAATCGATCCGGCATCCCAGCCCCCCGAAGCTGCTGCAGATATTGCAAAAGCTGCAGTGGATGGGGGTACAGATGCTATCATGATCGGTGGTTCCACTGGAGCCGGAGGTCTGGCATTAGATCAGACCTTGTTAAAGATAAAGGAGCATATCGATGTTCCTACTATTCTTTTCCCGGGAAATGCTGGCGGTTTAAGCATTTATGCTGACGCTGTCCTTTTTATGAGCCTTCTGAATTCACGTGACATCAATTATGTCACAACGAATCAGGCAATGGGGGCTCCACTTGTTTACAAGTACGGGATCGAACCAATTTCCATGGCATATATCATAACTGAGCCCGGAGGTACTGTTGGATGGGTAGGCGATGCAAAACTTATCCCACGCAACAAACCGGAGCTAGCAGTGGCATATTCCCTTGCGGGAAAATATATGGGAATGCATTACACTTATCTTGAAGCCGGTTCAGGTGCAGACCAGCCGGTGACTCCCGCTACGATCGGTGCGGTAAAACACGTTCTCGGAGACAATAAGCTAATTGTCGGTGGTGGTATCCGCGATGGCAAGACTGCAAAGATCTGTGCAGATGCCGGTGCTGATATGATCGTGACAGGTACGATCGTCGAAGAGACCGATGATGTCAGGAATAAGATAGAAGAACTTGTATCAGCTATCAAGAAATAA
- a CDS encoding 50S ribosomal protein L40e has protein sequence MARFPEAEERILNKKICMKCSARNAIRATRCRKCGYSNLRVKSKEARNS, from the coding sequence ATGGCAAGATTCCCAGAAGCAGAGGAAAGGATCCTTAATAAAAAGATCTGTATGAAATGCAGTGCACGAAATGCTATCAGAGCAACAAGGTGCAGAAAGTGCGGTTACAGCAACCTGCGTGTAAAATCCAAGGAAGCTAGGAATAGCTGA
- the gatB gene encoding Asp-tRNA(Asn)/Glu-tRNA(Gln) amidotransferase subunit GatB, giving the protein MVYENPDGVRIGLEVHVQLNRLNTKLFCGCSTDYHDSEPNTHVCPVCLGLPGALPVINEKAVEYAMKIGLALGCDIVEQTQFHRKNYYYPDLPKGFQTTQYDFPIAGEGKVVIEGEDGEHVVRITRAHMEEDPGRLMHMGTIEKSKGTLINYNRSGMTLIEIVSEPDMRSPKEARRYLDKLRSILDYLDVFNGDLEGAMRVDANVSVFMGERVEVKNISSFKGAERALLYEIMRQKNLIRRGGEITLETRHFDEARGVTLSMRTKETENDYRYFPEPDLMPMRVADRVPAVAATLPELPDTKRERFISQYGITEMHAKALTSDIRVADFFEVVASKVDPHAAGTWVSDVLRGELNYRDLSITSFATEDIIEIIGLVVEEKITEKSAVDVIRTILDVGGSPMDIVKEKGLLKVEGDIVTQAVSETIAENEEAVQDYLGGTEKSLNFLVGQVMKKTKGRADARQARELLIAALKD; this is encoded by the coding sequence ATGGTATATGAAAATCCTGATGGTGTAAGGATCGGACTTGAGGTCCACGTTCAGTTGAACAGGCTCAACACAAAGCTTTTCTGTGGATGTTCCACGGATTACCATGATTCTGAACCGAACACTCACGTGTGTCCTGTGTGTCTGGGGTTGCCCGGCGCATTGCCCGTTATCAATGAAAAGGCTGTGGAGTATGCAATGAAGATCGGTCTTGCACTTGGCTGTGACATTGTTGAACAGACCCAGTTCCACAGGAAGAATTACTATTATCCTGATCTTCCAAAGGGGTTCCAGACCACACAGTACGATTTTCCAATAGCTGGTGAAGGAAAGGTCGTTATTGAGGGCGAGGATGGGGAGCATGTGGTAAGGATCACTCGTGCGCATATGGAAGAGGACCCTGGTCGTCTGATGCACATGGGAACCATTGAGAAATCAAAGGGTACACTTATCAATTACAACCGTTCAGGCATGACACTTATCGAAATTGTCAGTGAACCGGATATGAGAAGTCCAAAGGAAGCAAGGAGATATCTGGACAAGCTCAGGAGTATTCTTGATTACCTTGATGTTTTTAATGGTGATCTTGAGGGCGCTATGAGGGTGGATGCTAATGTTTCTGTCTTTATGGGTGAGCGCGTTGAGGTCAAGAACATTTCCTCTTTTAAGGGAGCTGAGCGAGCTCTTCTCTATGAAATAATGAGGCAGAAAAATCTGATCCGCCGTGGTGGAGAGATCACTCTGGAAACCCGGCATTTTGACGAGGCAAGGGGAGTTACTCTTTCTATGCGTACAAAGGAAACTGAGAATGACTATCGTTATTTCCCGGAACCTGATCTTATGCCAATGAGGGTCGCAGACCGAGTGCCTGCTGTTGCAGCAACGTTGCCGGAACTGCCTGATACGAAACGTGAGCGCTTTATTTCACAATACGGCATTACGGAGATGCACGCAAAGGCACTCACCTCGGATATCCGCGTGGCGGACTTCTTCGAGGTCGTTGCTTCCAAGGTCGATCCTCATGCAGCAGGGACCTGGGTTTCCGATGTGCTCAGGGGTGAGTTGAATTACAGGGATCTGTCTATCACTTCCTTTGCCACCGAGGACATCATTGAGATCATCGGTCTTGTAGTAGAAGAGAAGATCACCGAAAAGAGTGCAGTGGATGTTATCAGGACTATCCTTGATGTCGGTGGAAGTCCTATGGATATCGTAAAGGAGAAAGGTCTTCTGAAGGTCGAAGGGGATATTGTGACACAGGCAGTCTCCGAGACCATTGCGGAGAACGAGGAAGCAGTTCAGGACTACCTTGGAGGAACTGAGAAATCTCTCAATTTCCTTGTAGGCCAGGTCATGAAGAAAACAAAGGGCCGTGCAGATGCACGTCAGGCCCGTGAGCTGCTTATTGCTGCTCTTAAGGACTAA